A part of Halictus rubicundus isolate RS-2024b chromosome 4, iyHalRubi1_principal, whole genome shotgun sequence genomic DNA contains:
- the Spir gene encoding spire type actin nucleation factor isoform X4: MTTHVGSVVSCGDGKKPAKSENEEGSTKKLVCKLDANGRLNLKDILLSFNEPVSQERAWALCYQTARSLSNLPDKNFYEISDLSQIVLHKDGDVWLDDLIDSKQPSVSEQKALLSLGMMIFKALDFGLDEQEERLLSPDLEELITLMTSINEECEGETEERPQETDDEGIERDSSDADADEFLLQKSHDTYEQRPSIISLKDVMELCTRHTQSNVESAKAHYKAVIRTFVVEALKLSQLVNIGVSDQLKLNEREVSSNDGNRINSMSVQNLDTLDFIDWTDIRIWRAIQARFWVQVIQELRKGVKLKKVEANLGAKSAPRGHGKGEEFELTPYEVLMDDIRKRRYRLRKTPSPSPHLRKDAHAIILEFIRSKPPLKKASERQLPPRRKEWTLRELLMESIKKPPNLRPSRNRYIPKNERPSQKSDQTQSSADIKGSESPAIPKPPRRDLDGSNSTTSRRKVIPVDFDLKLDAEDEDDDEDYNEEFAVTRFEEEDEATNYWQLKEDYTTFADRSSARNRHKDHRDDDEADSANPWRKTGGLRLTRNEYHRFCDAQLESYDLATQCPSRRASARKHAARRSIALTALTGTTSLPHSRPQSRQHIGVTESTLSQGPSPNISLNPSPSLSPQPRARQPRRSQTIAEGSTKDSEDQNEEWQEDKAQKPTLGDMFLDERLSLTLEEIVHIRSVLTKAELESLPVEGRVKEDVEKRRVCFLCLKTRFGLLGPWGQRCRLCERTVCVKCYSKMRIPTEHFAHVPVVLLSPGLLLSPSSSEPDTSKSSWLRGNGAAGSAPASPASRRKESSLKSVTPSSTPTTTPVLILTPTSTPPSHARKDTDHLDKRSCKSSGSPANVPSPKAFSGFSSQSSEQRLVAERLRGVSMVVCHDCRIMVIQIIKSSRTTRATLRNNVISRLTLNLSPAYV, translated from the exons ATGACTACGCACGTGGGAAGCGTGGTGTCGTGCGGGGATGGCAAGAAACCGGCAAAGAGCGAGAATGAAGAAGGATCAACGAAGAAGCTGGTATGCAAACTCGACGCCAATGGCCGTCTAAACCTGAAGGACATTTTGTTGTCATTCAATGAGCCGGTCAGTCAGGAACGGGCATGGGCGTTATGTTATCAAACAGCTAGAAGTTTGTCAAACCTGCCGGATAAGAACTTCTATGAAATCTCGGATCTATCACAGATCGTCCTTCACAAGGATGGAGACGTATGGCTCGACGATCTAATCG ACTCTAAGCAACCCTCGGTCTCCGAGCAGAAA GCGCTGTTATCACTAGGCATGATGATATTTAAAGCTCTTGATTTTGGCCTAGACGAACAAGAAGAAAGATTGTTATCACCAGATCTAGAGGAACTCATTACGTTAATGACCAGTATAAATGAAG AATGTGAAGGTGAAACAGAAGAGCGTCCGCAGGAAACGGATGACGAAGGTATCGAGCGGGACTCCAGTGATGCCGATGCAGacgaatttttattacaaaagaGTCATGATACGTACGAACAACGGCCGTCTATAATCTCGTTGAAAGATGTGATGGAA TTATGTACCAGGCATACGCAAAGTAACGTTGAGTCTGCTAAAGCTCATTACAAAGCTGTAATACGGACATTTGTAGTGGAAGCTTTGAAACTATCCCAGCTAGTGAATATAGGAGTGTCCGACCAACTTAAATTAAATGAAAGGGAAGTCAGCAGCAACGATGGCAATAGGATAAACTCGATGTCTGTTCAGAATCTCGATACTTTAGATTTCATTGACTGG ACTGACATTAGGATTTGGAGGGCTATACAA GCACGGTTTTGGGTACAAGTTATACAAGAGTTGCGAAAAGGAGTGAAACTGAAGAAAGTGGAAGCCAACCTGGGTGCAAAGAGCGCACCCCGTGGCCACGGTAAAGGAGAAGAGTTTGAGTTAACACCGTATGAAGTCTTGATGGACGATATTAGAAAAAGGAGATACCGCCTAAGGAAAACACCCTCGCCCTCGCCACATTTGCGAAAAGACGCTCACGCAATTATCCTAGAATTTATTAGGAGTAAACCTCCACTGAAAAAG GCCTCTGAAAGACAACTACCACCGCGACGAAAGGAATGGACCCTGCGAGAATTACTTATGGAGAGCATAAAAAAGCCACCGAACCTGAGACCGTCCCGGAACAGATACATTCCAAAGAACGAACGACCGTCCCAAAAAAGTG ATCAAACCCAAAGTAGTGCTGACATCAAAGGAAGCGAATCACCTGCAATACCAAAACCTCCTAGGAGGGATCTTGATGGTTCAAATTCTACAACAAGCAGACGAAAAGTAATACCCGTGGATTTTGATTTAAAG CTCGACGCAGAAGAtgaagacgacgacgaggacTACAATGAAGAATTTGCAGTTACAAGATTCGAGGAAGAGGATGAGGCAACGAATTACTGGCAACTTAAAGAGGACTACACCACCTTTGCGGACAGAAGCAGTGCTCGTAATAGGCACAAAGATCACAGAGACGACGATGAAGCAGATTCAGCGAATCCTTGGCGAAAAACGGGTGGACTTCGCCTGACAAGAAACGAGTATCACCGGTTTTGTGATGCACAGCTGGAAT CCTATGATCTTGCAACCCAATGCCCATCTAGAAGAGCTTCGGCCCGGAAACATGCAGCCAGGCGCAGTATAGCGCTCACAGCATTGACTGGTACCACATCTCTTCCTCATTCAAGACCCCAGAGTCGTCAGCACATAGGTGTAACAGAGTCAACATTGAGTCAGGGACCGAGTCCTAATATCAGCCTGAATCCGAGTCCAAGTTTAAGTCCCCAACCACGAGCAAGACAGCCCCGTCGTTCACAAACGATTGCCGAAGGTTCAACAAAAGACTCAGAAGATCAAAATGAAGAGTGGCAAGAAGATAAAGCACAG AAACCTACGTTAGGCGATATGTTCCTGGATGAAAGGCTTTCTTTAACCCTCGAAGAGATTGTGCATATTCGTAGTGTACTTACCAAAGCCGAATTAGAATCTCTGCCGGTAGAAGGACGCGTGAAGGAAGATGTAGAAAAACGGCGAGTCTGTTTCCTTTGCCTAAAGACTAGATTTGGACTGTTAGGTCCTTGGGGACAGCGTTGCCGTTTGTGTGAAAGGACCGTGTGCGTGAAGTGTTACTCCAAA ATGCGCATCCCTACAGAACATTTTGCACATGTTCCCGTGGTGTTATTATCACCTGGACTACTTCTTTCTCCATCATCATCGGAACCGGACACCAGTAAGAGTTCTTGGCTCAGAGGCAACGGAGCAGCTGGATCTGCGCCGGCATCGCCAGCCTCTAGACGCAAAGAATCATCTCTGAAAAGCGTGACACCTTCGTCCACGCCGACTACGACACCTGTTTTGATACTCACGCCAACCTCGACGCCACCTTCTCACGCGCGCAAAGATACGGACCATTTGGATAAGAG AAGTTGCAAAAGCAGCGGCAGTCCGGCGAACGTGCCATCACCAAAAGCGTTCTCTGGCTTCAGCAGTCAAAGCTCAGAACAACGATTGGTCGCGGAACGACTGCGAGGCGTTTCCATGGTCGTTTGTCACGACTGTCGCATAATGGTGATACAGATAATTAAGAGTTCGAGAACAACAAGGGCTACATTACGCAACAATGTCATTTCGCGACTTACTTTGAACCTTTCGCCAGCTTATGTTTGA